In Pyxidicoccus xibeiensis, the following proteins share a genomic window:
- a CDS encoding alpha/beta fold hydrolase, whose amino-acid sequence MTASTTQRLRSFVAGQLDLPRAVARVLKARPFNPYPYLKPLIEKASGVREPPISATPHTVVYTRGSMRLLRYAAPRRRYRTPILFVYSLINRWYILDFLPGRSLIEHLTKEGYDVYAIDWGVPGANEERIDWAELLGNLIQTAVQWTLRVSKSRELTLYGYCMGGTMALTYTSLYPEGVRNLVAQATPVDFSKGGVYTLWTAADHFDVDSLVDAYGNVPTKVLESGFLMAAPVQRVTRWLEVCRRIDDPDFVTTFLAMERWGADPVPFPGEVYRQYIKDCYQQNLFPKGQMKVGERFIDLGRIQASVLNVVAEHDTIAFPAMSEPLPSLVGSKDCETRRYPVGHIGLSASSKGATVVWPSIASWIGERSKPMEP is encoded by the coding sequence ATGACCGCGTCCACCACACAGCGCCTGCGCTCGTTCGTCGCGGGCCAGCTCGACCTTCCCCGCGCCGTCGCCCGGGTGCTCAAGGCCCGGCCCTTCAACCCCTACCCGTACCTCAAGCCCCTCATCGAGAAGGCGTCCGGCGTGCGCGAGCCGCCCATCAGCGCGACGCCCCACACGGTGGTGTACACGCGCGGCAGCATGCGCCTGCTGCGCTACGCGGCGCCCCGGCGGCGCTACCGCACGCCCATCCTCTTCGTCTATTCGCTCATCAACCGCTGGTACATCCTCGACTTCCTGCCCGGCCGCAGCCTCATCGAGCACCTCACGAAGGAGGGCTACGACGTCTACGCCATCGACTGGGGCGTGCCCGGGGCCAACGAGGAGCGCATCGACTGGGCGGAGCTGCTGGGCAACCTCATCCAGACGGCGGTGCAGTGGACGCTGCGCGTGAGCAAGAGCCGCGAGCTCACCCTCTACGGCTACTGCATGGGCGGCACCATGGCCCTGACCTACACGTCCCTCTACCCCGAGGGCGTGCGCAACCTGGTGGCCCAGGCCACGCCCGTGGACTTCAGCAAGGGCGGCGTCTACACGCTGTGGACGGCGGCGGACCACTTCGACGTGGACTCGCTGGTGGACGCCTACGGCAACGTGCCCACCAAGGTGCTGGAGAGCGGCTTCCTCATGGCCGCGCCCGTGCAGCGGGTGACGCGCTGGCTGGAGGTGTGCCGCCGCATCGACGACCCGGACTTCGTCACCACCTTCCTCGCCATGGAGCGCTGGGGCGCGGACCCGGTGCCCTTCCCCGGCGAGGTGTATCGCCAGTACATCAAGGACTGCTACCAGCAGAACCTCTTCCCCAAGGGGCAGATGAAGGTGGGCGAGCGGTTCATCGACCTGGGCCGCATCCAGGCCTCGGTGCTCAACGTCGTCGCCGAGCACGACACCATCGCCTTCCCCGCCATGAGTGAGCCCTTGCCGTCGCTGGTGGGCTCGAAGGACTGCGAGACGCGGCGCTACCCGGTGGGCCACATCGGCCTGTCCGCCTCCAGCAAGGGCGCGACGGTGGTATGGCCCTCCATCGCCTCGTGGATTGGCGAGCGCTCGAAACCGATGGAGCCATGA
- a CDS encoding alpha/beta fold hydrolase, whose amino-acid sequence MIPTADTASGAGVQVREGSIRLRDGRRLAYVESGDLEGLPVFFIHGNPGSRYMRHPDDRLTHGLGVRLITPDRPGYGLSDYQPGRTLLDFPDDLEQLANALKVGRFALFGVSAGGPYVAASAWKLGARLTRAAMVSGASPLKRRGAMEGVNKDYRNAYSMAAWPEWLLHPLMAMHDRQVRADPKRALAAVLAHASADDRAVLADPLIAAQVQGWRREATRNGVAGMRREAHILAAPWDVPLEEIRCEVDLWYWEGDSIVPLQMGEYLATRIPRAVPHFRPGGGHFAIYSHWRDILAPLVRQGD is encoded by the coding sequence ATGATTCCCACCGCCGATACAGCATCAGGAGCAGGAGTACAGGTCCGCGAGGGCTCCATCCGCCTGCGGGACGGACGGCGGCTCGCGTACGTCGAGTCCGGAGACCTGGAGGGGCTGCCCGTCTTCTTCATCCACGGCAACCCGGGCTCGCGGTACATGCGGCACCCGGATGACCGGCTCACGCACGGGCTGGGGGTGCGGCTCATCACCCCGGACCGGCCGGGCTACGGGCTGTCGGACTACCAGCCCGGGCGCACGCTGCTGGACTTCCCGGACGACCTCGAGCAGCTCGCCAACGCGCTGAAGGTGGGCCGCTTCGCCCTCTTCGGCGTGTCCGCGGGCGGGCCGTACGTGGCGGCCAGCGCGTGGAAGCTGGGGGCGCGCCTCACCCGAGCGGCCATGGTCTCCGGGGCCTCGCCGCTGAAGCGCCGGGGGGCGATGGAGGGCGTGAACAAGGACTACCGCAACGCGTACTCCATGGCGGCGTGGCCCGAGTGGCTGCTGCACCCGCTGATGGCCATGCACGACCGGCAGGTGCGCGCCGACCCGAAGCGCGCGCTGGCGGCGGTGCTGGCGCATGCGTCCGCGGATGACCGCGCCGTGCTGGCGGACCCGCTCATCGCCGCGCAGGTGCAGGGCTGGCGCCGCGAGGCCACGCGCAATGGCGTGGCGGGCATGCGGCGCGAGGCGCACATCCTCGCGGCACCGTGGGACGTCCCGCTGGAGGAGATTCGCTGCGAGGTGGACCTCTGGTACTGGGAGGGGGACAGCATCGTCCCGCTGCAGATGGGCGAGTACCTGGCCACGCGGATTCCGCGCGCGGTGCCCCACTTCCGCCCTGGAGGCGGGCACTTCGCCATCTACTCCCACTGGCGAGACATCCTCGCCCCGCTGGTGCGGCAGGGGGACTGA
- a CDS encoding PQQ-like beta-propeller repeat protein, whose translation MGRWRTGTAGLALGVWAALAAGCDGGKTHPPQPDVEDPNGPPEAPLPNGPLPGDTRWTVHTAVAGRQDVVAMAPDGSGGVLVLGTSESASAPATSKDPGGTSLTLARHDGNGQQLWSRSFTAEGEASDVDAPLLAVSTSGDVFLAGRVTGQLRLAESVLTDSAFVAKLAPDGSPLWARAVEPVKALLPDRDGALLVAHGLEVERFDARGTRHWAREMPAMASASLVALDAEGGLVMAGQKPTSPFESQGFIARLSPDGEVRWEQQVGPHAPGFTDVAFRPDGSFLFTGELTGPLTWGKDSLRAPCAQGSCYRTVFVLAADAYGEPLWAQVPDSEEESDAEGARLAMDPEGGAAVLWRHGCGSGLARLSPAGEVRWQSYYVTSPCRANTWLRAATFLPEGDVVGAGMFSGTRAFGSRTLTADGTDVFLQRLVP comes from the coding sequence ATGGGGCGTTGGCGGACAGGCACGGCGGGGCTGGCGCTGGGCGTGTGGGCCGCGCTCGCGGCAGGCTGTGACGGCGGAAAGACACACCCGCCCCAGCCGGACGTCGAAGACCCCAACGGCCCTCCCGAGGCTCCCCTCCCCAACGGGCCGCTGCCCGGAGATACACGGTGGACGGTGCACACGGCGGTGGCCGGGCGCCAGGACGTCGTGGCCATGGCCCCGGATGGGAGTGGCGGCGTCCTCGTGCTGGGGACGAGCGAGTCGGCTTCGGCACCCGCCACCTCCAAGGACCCGGGCGGTACTTCGCTCACCCTCGCCCGCCATGACGGGAACGGTCAGCAGTTGTGGAGCCGGAGCTTCACGGCCGAGGGCGAGGCCTCGGACGTGGATGCGCCGCTGCTCGCCGTCTCCACCTCGGGTGACGTCTTCCTCGCGGGCAGGGTGACCGGCCAGCTCCGGCTGGCAGAGAGCGTCCTCACCGATAGCGCGTTCGTGGCGAAGCTGGCTCCGGATGGAAGCCCCCTGTGGGCCCGAGCCGTGGAGCCAGTGAAGGCATTGCTTCCGGACCGGGATGGAGCCCTGCTGGTCGCTCACGGCCTCGAGGTGGAGCGCTTCGACGCCAGAGGCACCCGGCACTGGGCTCGGGAAATGCCCGCGATGGCCTCCGCGTCCCTCGTCGCACTGGATGCGGAGGGCGGACTGGTGATGGCGGGACAGAAGCCCACCAGCCCCTTCGAGAGCCAGGGCTTCATCGCCCGGCTGTCACCGGATGGCGAGGTGCGGTGGGAGCAGCAGGTGGGCCCCCATGCGCCTGGCTTCACGGACGTGGCCTTCCGTCCGGACGGGAGCTTCCTCTTCACCGGAGAGCTCACCGGCCCCCTGACCTGGGGAAAGGACAGCCTGCGCGCGCCCTGCGCCCAGGGGAGCTGCTACCGCACCGTGTTCGTCCTGGCGGCGGATGCCTACGGCGAGCCGCTCTGGGCCCAGGTGCCGGACAGCGAGGAGGAGAGTGACGCGGAGGGGGCGCGCCTCGCGATGGACCCGGAGGGCGGCGCGGCGGTGCTGTGGCGGCACGGGTGTGGCTCGGGGCTGGCGCGCCTGTCTCCCGCGGGGGAGGTGCGCTGGCAGAGCTACTACGTGACGTCTCCGTGCCGCGCGAACACCTGGCTGCGGGCCGCCACCTTCCTGCCCGAGGGAGACGTGGTGGGCGCCGGCATGTTCTCCGGCACGCGCGCCTTCGGCTCCCGGACGCTGACCGCCGACGGCACGGACGTGTTCCTCCAGCGCCTGGTGCCGTGA
- a CDS encoding queuosine precursor transporter, with amino-acid sequence MLLDRRIQLFVVLAGVFVTSLVVGDIIGVKLFEVKLGPVLAVMSIGMLPFPVTFLLTDILNEFYGKKAARFVTWVGFFMAIFAFVVIGIAVQVPWAPLTRAPDWTGAAEGSFNNIFAGSQRILVASMIAYLVGQFCDIAIFNLLKRVTQNKLLWLRATGSTLVSQLIDTVVVQYVAWTGVLPNSTIVTIIYTSYVVKLLVAVGLTPFIYLGHALVERKLGIKPIVLGEDGEPIAPVEPGGSTDVSSRAA; translated from the coding sequence ATGCTGCTCGACAGGCGGATTCAGCTCTTCGTGGTGCTCGCGGGGGTGTTCGTCACCTCGCTGGTGGTGGGCGACATCATCGGCGTGAAGCTGTTCGAGGTGAAGTTGGGGCCGGTGCTGGCGGTGATGTCCATCGGCATGCTGCCGTTCCCGGTGACATTCCTCCTCACCGACATCCTCAACGAGTTCTACGGGAAGAAGGCGGCCCGGTTCGTCACCTGGGTGGGCTTCTTCATGGCCATCTTCGCCTTCGTGGTGATTGGCATTGCCGTGCAGGTGCCCTGGGCGCCGCTGACGCGCGCGCCGGACTGGACGGGCGCGGCGGAGGGCTCGTTCAACAACATCTTCGCCGGCTCGCAGCGCATCCTCGTCGCGTCGATGATTGCGTACCTGGTGGGCCAGTTCTGCGACATCGCCATCTTCAACCTGCTCAAGCGCGTCACGCAGAACAAGCTGCTGTGGCTGCGGGCGACGGGCTCCACGCTGGTGTCGCAGCTCATCGACACGGTGGTGGTGCAGTACGTGGCGTGGACGGGCGTGCTGCCCAACTCCACCATCGTCACCATCATCTACACGTCGTACGTGGTGAAGCTGCTGGTGGCGGTGGGGCTGACGCCGTTCATCTACCTGGGCCACGCCCTCGTGGAGCGCAAGCTGGGCATCAAGCCCATCGTGCTGGGTGAGGACGGCGAGCCCATTGCGCCCGTCGAGCCCGGCGGGTCCACCGACGTCTCCTCCCGCGCCGCCTGA
- a CDS encoding SDR family NAD(P)-dependent oxidoreductase, protein MSATGTRKVLVTGGGTGIGRAVAEALLREGGQVVVTGRRAQVLESLARAWPGRAFALPCDLAAPAEREGLLRRAAGLLGGLDGLVHSAGQVVHQPPGHIGEDALRAQLEVNLVAPLRLGEQALEVLEPGGAVVFVVSTLATRPVVTSAVYSAAKAGLLQVMKVLALAGAARGVRASAVLPGVVETDMTREVRLAPGEGPLPEPERVRRQEAQLSGLRALHPLGRLGNPEDVAEAVRYLLGASWLTGSELVLDGGLLLRE, encoded by the coding sequence GTGAGCGCGACGGGCACGCGCAAGGTGCTCGTCACGGGAGGCGGCACGGGCATCGGCCGCGCGGTGGCGGAGGCGCTCTTGCGCGAGGGCGGGCAGGTGGTGGTGACGGGCCGCCGCGCACAGGTGCTGGAGTCGCTCGCGCGAGCCTGGCCGGGCAGGGCCTTCGCGCTGCCGTGCGACCTCGCCGCTCCAGCGGAGCGGGAGGGGCTGCTGCGCCGGGCCGCTGGACTGCTGGGCGGGCTGGACGGCCTCGTCCACAGCGCGGGGCAGGTGGTGCACCAGCCGCCGGGCCACATCGGCGAGGACGCCCTGCGCGCGCAGCTGGAGGTCAACCTGGTGGCGCCGCTGCGGCTGGGAGAGCAGGCGCTGGAGGTGCTGGAGCCGGGCGGGGCGGTGGTGTTCGTGGTGTCCACGCTGGCCACGCGGCCCGTCGTCACCAGCGCGGTGTACAGCGCGGCGAAGGCGGGGCTGCTCCAGGTGATGAAGGTGCTGGCGCTGGCGGGGGCGGCGCGGGGCGTGCGGGCCAGCGCGGTGCTGCCGGGCGTGGTGGAGACGGACATGACGCGCGAGGTGCGGCTGGCGCCCGGTGAGGGGCCGCTGCCCGAGCCGGAGCGCGTCCGCCGTCAGGAGGCCCAGCTTTCGGGCCTGCGGGCGCTCCATCCCCTCGGCCGGCTGGGCAACCCGGAGGACGTGGCCGAGGCGGTGCGCTACCTGCTGGGCGCTTCCTGGCTCACCGGCTCGGAGCTGGTGCTGGATGGGGGACTACTGCTCCGGGAGTGA